A region of Trachemys scripta elegans isolate TJP31775 chromosome 24, CAS_Tse_1.0, whole genome shotgun sequence DNA encodes the following proteins:
- the LOC117869863 gene encoding sialic acid-binding Ig-like lectin 14, whose translation MTLVLQIHGRGKISGRLCDVKDQIRLHYPPGPPNITGILTRNGLPVPDAWGAEGDVVSLETQEGDSLTLSCEAGSRTESTLSWARGNESLSPGQGGAGRLELANLSRGDAGEYRCWAKNSYGSAKRALRVHMQSPTGDLSRAFIEISCKLIFVVTGFFLAYYLTLLYYRRTPYSCLRSRKMDRPGAREFTVPESSL comes from the exons ATGACCCTCGTGCTGCAGATCCATGGCAGAGGGAAAATCAGCGGCCGCCTTTGTGATGTGAAGGATCAAATCAGGCTTCACT ACCCGCCCGGGCCCCCCAACATCACTGGGATCCTGACCAGGAACGGACTCCCCG TGCCAGATGCGTGGGGAGCTGAGGGCGACGTCGTGTCTCTGGAGACCCAGGAGGGCGACTCCCTGACCCTGAGCTGtgaggctgggagcagaaccGAGTCCACCCTGAGCTGGGCCAGGGGGAATGAGTCCCTGAGCCCCGGCCAGGGAGGGGCCGGGCGCCTGGAGCTGGCGAATCTCAGCAGAGGAGATGCTGGGGAGTATCGGTGCTGGGCGAAGAATTCCTACGGGTCGGCCAAACGGGCCCTGCGTGTGCACATGCAGT CTCCCACAGGTGACCTCAGTCGGGCATTCATCGAAATCAGCTGCAAACTCATTTTCGTGGTGACTGGATTCTTCCTGGCCTATTACCTCACCCTGCTGTATTACAGACG gaCACCCTACAGCTGTCTTAGAAGCAGAAAGATGGATAGGCCGGGGGCCAGGGAATTCACAGTGCCCGAGTCCAGCTTGTAG